A genomic region of Dehalococcoidales bacterium contains the following coding sequences:
- a CDS encoding NAD/NADP octopine/nopaline dehydrogenase family protein translates to MDASRVLRKPVAVLGGGACGQAFAADFTLAGHKVRLYELPEFAPTTLKEVLITHEIEFGGAQDNCKWFRRAGLAKVDVVTTEISEALKGAGLVIVAIPAKGHEPFFERMIPYLEDGQIVSIFPDNFGSLMLRNMMRGNGCTSDIIVGGWSSMPYVVRAMGVGKLDCMIRARELIGDTLPSRDGDTFLRVLKEIPAFDGTMAIKRGDTIIGVDLSNPNPAVHVPGSVLNVGAMEISGMGGTLDIPKGKYSMYKHGMSPAVSQVQFSFYQEERRIAQVMGIEMSEYCEDQFFWKGSIMGVEFWAPFADVNLPPVVGPDSTEHRYFTEDISVGTVIRYHLGKKLGIDLPVIESLIRLGSVICRRDFLKDGLSLRELGIEDMTVDQMMAYLRGI, encoded by the coding sequence GTGGACGCAAGTAGAGTATTGAGAAAACCGGTAGCTGTGCTTGGGGGTGGTGCTTGTGGCCAAGCTTTTGCTGCTGATTTCACGCTTGCTGGGCATAAAGTACGCTTGTATGAATTACCGGAGTTTGCCCCAACAACTCTAAAAGAGGTCTTAATTACTCATGAAATAGAATTCGGGGGGGCGCAGGATAATTGTAAGTGGTTCAGGAGAGCAGGGCTTGCCAAGGTCGACGTTGTTACCACGGAAATTTCCGAAGCTCTAAAGGGAGCCGGTTTGGTAATAGTCGCTATTCCAGCCAAGGGACACGAGCCTTTCTTTGAGAGAATGATTCCCTATCTTGAGGATGGTCAGATAGTAAGCATATTTCCGGATAATTTTGGTTCCTTGATGCTCAGAAATATGATGCGTGGTAATGGTTGCACTTCAGATATTATCGTCGGTGGATGGAGTTCTATGCCATATGTTGTCAGGGCAATGGGGGTGGGAAAGCTTGATTGTATGATTAGAGCGAGGGAGCTAATCGGTGATACACTCCCAAGTCGAGATGGGGATACATTCCTTAGAGTATTAAAGGAAATCCCTGCATTCGATGGTACCATGGCAATCAAAAGGGGGGACACAATCATAGGAGTTGACCTTTCCAACCCTAATCCTGCAGTTCATGTTCCTGGTTCTGTTCTAAACGTAGGTGCAATGGAAATTTCTGGGATGGGAGGGACATTAGACATACCTAAGGGAAAGTATTCAATGTACAAACATGGTATGAGCCCAGCAGTATCCCAAGTCCAGTTCTCCTTCTACCAGGAGGAAAGAAGGATTGCTCAGGTAATGGGGATAGAAATGTCTGAGTATTGTGAGGATCAATTCTTCTGGAAGGGGAGCATCATGGGTGTGGAATTCTGGGCTCCATTTGCAGACGTTAATTTACCGCCAGTTGTTGGCCCCGATTCTACCGAACACAGGTATTTTACTGAGGATATATCGGTGGGAACTGTAATACGTTATCACCTGGGTAAGAAACTAGGTATAGATTTACCAGTCATAGAATCGCTAATACGTTTAGGGTCTGTAATTTGTAGGCGGGATTTC